In the Campylobacter sp. RM6914 genome, one interval contains:
- a CDS encoding NADH:flavin oxidoreductase/NADH oxidase yields MSKLFTPFKIGNSVIKNRIVMPPMCMYKVKDDNGFPRCFHRLHYAARSLGGAGLIIVEATAIEPRGRITHNDLGIWNDEQKEAHARLVKECVKYGAKMAIQLAHAGRKSECDDTPLAPSALKFSDEYQIPKVMSLDDIAQVKSNFINAAIRAQSAGYEIIEIHAAHGYLINQFLSKSVNKREDNYGGSFENRTRLLKEILTEMKAAVSIPIGVRLSADSWKSDDYDIDESVRLAKELENLGAAFIHVSSGGVHSNVDRAPKFVPLYQAGYAKAIKEVVKIPVIVVGLITTASEGEALLLGDVCDGVAYGRELLRNPNFAQTAMRDLGEKELIEKPYRRAF; encoded by the coding sequence ATGTCAAAACTTTTCACACCTTTTAAAATCGGAAATTCTGTGATCAAAAATCGTATCGTAATGCCGCCGATGTGTATGTATAAGGTAAAGGACGATAATGGCTTTCCAAGATGCTTTCATAGGCTTCATTATGCTGCTCGCTCACTTGGTGGAGCAGGGTTAATCATCGTAGAAGCTACAGCGATTGAGCCAAGAGGCAGGATCACTCATAATGATCTTGGAATTTGGAATGACGAGCAAAAAGAAGCACACGCAAGACTGGTTAAGGAGTGCGTTAAATACGGAGCAAAAATGGCCATCCAGTTAGCGCATGCAGGACGAAAAAGTGAGTGTGACGACACGCCCTTGGCGCCAAGTGCACTCAAATTTAGCGATGAGTATCAAATTCCAAAAGTAATGAGTTTGGATGATATCGCGCAAGTGAAGTCAAATTTCATCAATGCGGCAATTCGTGCACAAAGTGCAGGCTATGAGATCATCGAAATTCACGCGGCGCACGGATATTTGATAAATCAATTTTTAAGCAAGAGTGTAAATAAGAGAGAGGACAACTATGGTGGAAGCTTTGAAAATCGCACAAGACTTTTAAAAGAAATTTTAACCGAAATGAAGGCAGCAGTAAGTATCCCTATCGGTGTGCGACTAAGCGCGGATAGTTGGAAAAGCGATGACTATGATATAGATGAGAGCGTGCGTCTTGCAAAAGAGCTTGAGAACTTAGGGGCGGCATTTATCCATGTATCATCCGGCGGAGTGCATTCAAATGTCGATAGAGCGCCGAAATTTGTGCCGCTTTATCAAGCCGGATATGCAAAGGCTATCAAAGAAGTTGTAAAAATTCCTGTTATAGTGGTCGGACTTATAACTACAGCAAGCGAGGGCGAAGCTTTGTTGCTTGGAGATGTCTGTGACGGTGTGGCGTATGGCAGAGAGCTACTTAGAAATCCAAATTTTGCTCAAACGGCTATGAGAGATCTTGGTGAAAAAGAGCTTATAGAAAAGCCGTATAGAAGAGCTTTTTAA
- the ttdA gene encoding L(+)-tartrate dehydratase subunit alpha, with the protein MQKEQAVAKMTDIMAKFVGYSGKVLPDDVTAKLEELSKQESAPLAKTIYETMFKNQELAKKLDRPSCQDTGVMQYFIKCGANFPLIGELEELLREATFKATKEAPLRHNSVETFDEYNTGKNIGKGTPSVFWEIVPDSDECEIYTYMAGGGCSLPGKATVLMPGMGYEGVTQFVMDIMTSYGLNACPPLLVGVGIGTSIDVASLLSKKALMRPLGTHNPNERAAKMERLLEDGINSIGLGPQGMSGQNSVMGVHIENNARHPSVIGVAVNVGCWSHRKGHIIWDKNLNYKVTSHKDFRYE; encoded by the coding sequence ATGCAAAAAGAACAAGCTGTCGCAAAAATGACTGATATCATGGCGAAATTTGTCGGATATAGCGGCAAAGTCTTGCCAGATGACGTAACGGCAAAGCTAGAGGAGCTAAGCAAGCAAGAGAGTGCACCTTTGGCAAAGACGATATATGAAACGATGTTTAAAAACCAAGAGTTAGCAAAAAAGCTAGACCGCCCATCCTGTCAAGATACCGGCGTTATGCAGTATTTTATAAAATGTGGAGCAAATTTCCCGCTTATCGGCGAACTTGAAGAGCTTTTAAGAGAGGCTACGTTTAAAGCAACCAAAGAAGCTCCGCTAAGACACAACAGTGTTGAAACATTTGATGAGTATAATACAGGCAAAAACATCGGTAAAGGCACTCCTTCGGTATTTTGGGAAATAGTTCCTGATAGCGATGAGTGTGAAATTTACACCTACATGGCTGGTGGCGGATGTAGCTTGCCAGGAAAAGCGACTGTGCTAATGCCAGGCATGGGATACGAGGGTGTTACGCAGTTTGTTATGGATATAATGACAAGCTATGGCTTAAACGCCTGTCCTCCGCTACTTGTTGGAGTCGGTATCGGAACTTCGATAGATGTCGCTTCGCTTTTATCTAAAAAGGCGCTTATGAGACCTCTTGGCACTCATAATCCAAACGAAAGAGCCGCCAAAATGGAGCGCTTGCTAGAAGATGGTATAAACTCTATCGGACTTGGACCTCAGGGCATGAGTGGTCAAAACTCTGTCATGGGCGTGCATATAGAAAATAACGCTAGACACCCTTCTGTCATCGGTGTAGCCGTAAATGTCGGCTGTTGGTCGCACAGAAAAGGGCACATCATCTGGGATAAAAACCTAAACTACAAAGTAACATCGCATAAGGATTTTAGATATGAGTAA
- the ttdB gene encoding L(+)-tartrate dehydratase subunit beta, which yields MSKKILTTPVSAKDLEDIKIGDIIYLSGNIVTCRDVAHRRVVEEGRDLPLDINGGAIFHAGPIIRKLEGDEQYEIVSVGPTTSMRMEKFEKEFIEKTGVRVIVGKGGMGDGTMDGCAKFGAIHCVFPAGCAVIAATQVEEIESANWKDLGMPETLWNCRVKEFGPLIVSIDAHGNNLFEQNKIKFNEKKDAAVEKIIKEVGFIK from the coding sequence ATGAGTAAGAAAATTTTAACCACACCGGTTAGTGCAAAAGACTTAGAGGATATAAAAATCGGCGACATAATATATCTTAGCGGCAACATCGTGACATGCCGTGACGTAGCTCATAGAAGAGTGGTCGAAGAAGGACGCGACCTGCCACTTGATATAAACGGCGGAGCGATATTTCACGCGGGTCCTATCATAAGAAAGCTTGAAGGAGACGAGCAGTATGAGATAGTCTCGGTTGGGCCTACAACCAGTATGAGAATGGAAAAATTTGAAAAAGAATTTATCGAAAAAACCGGGGTTAGAGTGATAGTAGGCAAAGGCGGCATGGGAGATGGCACTATGGATGGTTGCGCTAAATTTGGCGCGATACACTGCGTGTTTCCGGCAGGATGTGCCGTTATCGCAGCCACTCAGGTTGAAGAGATAGAGAGTGCAAACTGGAAAGATCTTGGCATGCCTGAGACATTATGGAACTGCCGCGTGAAAGAATTTGGACCATTAATCGTCTCCATAGACGCCCACGGCAACAACCTTTTTGAGCAAAACAAGATCAAATTTAACGAGAAAAAAGACGCCGCAGTAGAAAAGATTATCAAAGAAGTTGGATTTATAAAATAA
- the polA gene encoding DNA polymerase I: MNNEQKTLTIIDTFGFFFRLYYAMPNLKNSDGKPSGMVSGFANFIMNLAEFKSDYIIFALDSKGKTLRHEMSEAYKANRSEPPLALKEQLPVCIDLIEKMGLCSISRDKYEADDIIASAVKSCKEQGIFVRIVTHDKDLYQLIEDGKVSIYSPQSKIEHDSASCVEKYGVKPEQIRDFLALVGDSSDNIPGVKGIGAKGAKKLLDEFGNLDGVYENLSLVSNERIRNMLFEGRDSAFFSKKLATLFDDVEISLEDIKKAKFPEKNPLLNVADELREYNLNRILKSIQNESENTTKELGFEAVLLTNESEIEELLSNITPDTLVSFDTETTSVDASNASIVGFSFCFNDTKAYYVPVAHSYLGVPKQVSHELAKWAIGQIYKGCVIGQNLKYDFKIVWNNFGIKPPKNFKDTMILAWLSEPSLAVGMDALAKRLYEYETIKFESVVKKGETFANVVLENAVKYAAEDAWITLKFYHTFLNLLDPELIKLANDLEFEFILTLFNMENEGIGLDVMKMRSLIESNDKNLKRLTSEIYELSGETFNINSVKQLGEVLFEHLKLPVKKKTKTGYSTDEAVLSEIIDTHAVVAKILDYRELYKLQSTYCEPLLNLALKDEDRRIYTSFLQTGTSTGRLSSKNPNLQNIPARGRMAKEVRSAFIAKRGFSLVGLDYSQIELRLLAHFSKDEALLRAFANDEDIHARTAISIFGESNDHNRAVAKSINFGLIYGMGSSKLAAQVGISRAEAKEYIERYFRVFPSIKGFLEGIKTDAKNNGFVKTLFNRKRYFDFTNATPMQIAMYEREAVNTKFQGSAADIIKLAMVEISRITDDRAKMLLQIHDELIFEVADEYVDEFGAKAQKIMQEIYTLNVPLKTSLNSAKNWGELK; the protein is encoded by the coding sequence ATGAACAACGAACAAAAAACACTTACTATTATCGATACATTTGGATTTTTCTTTAGGCTTTATTATGCCATGCCGAATTTAAAAAATAGCGACGGAAAGCCAAGCGGAATGGTTAGCGGTTTTGCAAATTTCATTATGAATTTGGCTGAATTTAAAAGTGATTATATAATTTTTGCGCTTGATAGCAAGGGTAAAACTTTACGCCATGAAATGAGTGAGGCATATAAAGCTAATCGCTCAGAGCCACCATTGGCTCTTAAAGAGCAACTCCCGGTTTGCATCGATCTGATCGAAAAAATGGGGCTTTGTTCTATCTCGCGCGATAAATACGAAGCTGATGATATCATCGCAAGTGCGGTAAAAAGTTGCAAGGAACAGGGCATTTTTGTGCGGATCGTTACCCACGATAAAGACCTTTATCAGCTTATCGAAGATGGTAAGGTAAGCATTTATAGCCCGCAAAGTAAGATCGAGCATGATAGTGCGAGTTGTGTTGAAAAATACGGTGTAAAACCTGAGCAAATTCGTGACTTTTTAGCACTTGTCGGTGATAGCTCGGATAACATCCCGGGCGTAAAAGGCATAGGTGCAAAGGGGGCTAAAAAGCTACTTGACGAATTTGGAAATTTAGACGGTGTGTATGAGAATTTAAGCCTAGTTTCAAACGAGCGTATAAGAAACATGCTGTTTGAAGGTAGAGATAGTGCCTTTTTTAGCAAAAAACTTGCTACTCTTTTTGATGATGTTGAAATTTCACTAGAAGATATAAAAAAGGCGAAATTTCCCGAGAAAAATCCCCTACTAAACGTCGCGGACGAGCTAAGGGAGTATAATTTAAATCGCATACTAAAATCTATACAAAACGAGAGTGAAAATACAACAAAAGAGCTTGGTTTTGAAGCGGTTTTGCTAACAAATGAGAGCGAGATAGAAGAGCTACTTTCAAACATAACCCCGGATACGCTTGTTAGCTTTGATACGGAAACGACTAGTGTCGACGCTAGTAACGCGAGTATTGTCGGCTTTAGCTTTTGTTTTAACGATACAAAGGCGTATTATGTTCCTGTGGCTCACAGCTATCTTGGCGTGCCAAAGCAAGTTAGCCATGAGCTTGCCAAGTGGGCGATAGGGCAAATTTATAAAGGTTGTGTCATAGGTCAAAATTTAAAATACGACTTTAAGATCGTGTGGAATAATTTTGGCATAAAACCTCCTAAAAATTTTAAAGATACAATGATACTGGCCTGGCTTAGTGAGCCAAGTCTTGCAGTAGGCATGGATGCGCTTGCCAAGAGGCTTTATGAGTATGAAACGATAAAATTTGAAAGTGTGGTAAAAAAGGGCGAGACATTTGCAAATGTTGTCCTAGAAAATGCCGTAAAATACGCAGCTGAAGATGCTTGGATAACTCTTAAATTTTATCATACGTTTTTAAATTTGCTTGATCCTGAACTTATAAAACTAGCTAATGACTTAGAATTTGAGTTTATTTTAACGCTATTTAATATGGAAAACGAAGGTATTGGGCTTGATGTGATGAAGATGAGGTCACTGATAGAAAGTAACGATAAAAATTTAAAGCGACTTACAAGTGAAATTTACGAGCTTAGCGGCGAAACGTTTAATATAAATTCCGTAAAACAGCTTGGTGAAGTGCTTTTTGAACACCTAAAACTTCCTGTAAAGAAAAAGACAAAAACAGGCTATAGCACCGATGAAGCAGTCCTTAGCGAGATCATCGACACTCATGCCGTGGTGGCTAAAATTTTAGACTATAGAGAGCTTTATAAGCTTCAAAGTACGTATTGTGAGCCGCTTTTAAATTTGGCTTTAAAAGATGAAGATAGAAGAATTTATACCAGCTTTTTACAAACCGGAACAAGCACAGGGCGACTCTCTAGTAAAAACCCGAATTTGCAAAATATCCCTGCACGCGGACGTATGGCAAAAGAGGTTAGGTCTGCTTTCATAGCTAAAAGAGGTTTTAGCTTGGTTGGACTTGACTACTCGCAAATCGAGCTTAGACTTCTTGCGCATTTTAGTAAGGATGAGGCCTTGCTTAGGGCATTTGCAAACGATGAGGATATCCATGCAAGAACGGCGATTAGTATCTTTGGAGAGAGCAATGATCATAACCGCGCAGTGGCTAAAAGTATAAATTTCGGACTGATTTACGGTATGGGCTCAAGCAAGCTAGCTGCGCAAGTAGGCATATCAAGAGCCGAGGCTAAAGAGTATATCGAACGCTATTTTAGGGTATTTCCTAGTATAAAGGGCTTTTTGGAAGGTATCAAAACAGATGCTAAAAACAACGGTTTTGTAAAGACTTTGTTTAATAGAAAGCGGTATTTTGACTTTACAAACGCTACTCCTATGCAGATCGCAATGTATGAAAGAGAAGCTGTAAATACGAAATTTCAAGGCTCTGCGGCAGACATTATAAAGCTTGCCATGGTTGAAATTTCTCGTATAACAGACGATAGAGCCAAGATGTTGCTTCAAATTCATGATGAGCTTATCTTTGAAGTAGCCGATGAGTATGTTGATGAGTTTGGCGCAAAAGCTCAAAAGATAATGCAAGAAATTTATACTCTTAACGTGCCTTTGAAAACTTCGTTAAATAGCGCTAAAAACTGGGGTGAGTTAAAGTAA
- the larB gene encoding nickel pincer cofactor biosynthesis protein LarB: protein MTKSEISNFIKAVKSGEINEESAFKFLKNYPFEDIGCAKIDRQRELRNGVAEVIYGAGKSQSEIRAIVLSILKYDQNILITRTNREIYELLSSEFENVNFNERGNTISITPKPLATTQSYIAIVSAGTSDAAVVEEAYETAKILGNSVVKISDIGVAGIHRLFLNLETIQKAKVIIAVAGMEGALPSVVAGLVKAPVIAVPTSVGYGASFGGVAALLGMLNSCANGISVVNIDNGYGAAYNASIINHL, encoded by the coding sequence ATGACAAAAAGTGAAATTTCAAATTTCATAAAAGCTGTAAAATCAGGCGAGATAAACGAGGAAAGCGCATTTAAATTTCTTAAAAACTACCCTTTTGAGGACATAGGATGTGCTAAGATAGATAGGCAAAGAGAGCTTAGAAACGGTGTTGCTGAGGTGATTTATGGTGCCGGTAAAAGCCAAAGTGAGATAAGAGCCATAGTCTTAAGCATACTAAAATACGATCAAAATATCCTAATCACTCGCACAAATCGTGAAATTTACGAGCTTTTATCAAGCGAGTTTGAAAATGTAAATTTTAACGAGCGTGGCAACACAATAAGCATCACGCCAAAACCTTTAGCTACGACACAAAGCTATATAGCCATCGTTTCTGCTGGCACTTCCGATGCTGCGGTGGTCGAAGAGGCTTACGAGACGGCAAAGATCCTTGGCAACAGCGTGGTAAAAATTTCAGATATCGGTGTGGCTGGGATACATAGGCTGTTTTTAAATTTAGAAACTATCCAAAAAGCAAAGGTTATCATCGCCGTTGCCGGCATGGAAGGTGCGCTTCCTAGCGTGGTCGCAGGTCTTGTAAAAGCTCCGGTTATCGCCGTTCCTACAAGTGTTGGGTATGGGGCTAGTTTTGGTGGAGTGGCGGCACTTCTTGGTATGTTAAATAGCTGTGCAAACGGGATCAGTGTCGTAAATATCGACAACGGATACGGCGCTGCTTACAACGCAAGTATAATAAATCATCTATAA
- the larC gene encoding nickel pincer cofactor biosynthesis protein LarC, producing the protein MAFLYYDASCGISGDMNIAALLDLGVSFDHLKSELDKLGLNDEYELEFKSVKKRGISASKFNVLLKKHTHERSFKSIKELIESSNLNQNVKEISIKIFKTIAIAEAKVHGVSMDTVHFHEIGATDSIVDIVGAAICFDALNVDKIYSSRVELGGGSVKCAHGELSVPAPAVSEILTHVPVSIGKAEFELTTPTGAGILKSLAIFRQKADINIIKTGYGAGGKDMPHANILKVMLCKEEYEENHVANTMIEANLDDMSAEEMAFATKILLKNGALDVFLTPIIMKKSRAGVKLSVLCKNKDVLNLKELIFKHTSSIGVREYLVSKTELSRKIEKISTKYGEISVKISTFEGMEKIKPEFDECEAAAIKFNISIQEIKDEVMRAYKTRTT; encoded by the coding sequence ATGGCGTTTTTGTATTACGACGCGAGTTGTGGCATAAGCGGTGATATGAATATCGCCGCCTTGCTTGATCTTGGCGTTAGTTTTGATCACCTAAAAAGCGAGCTTGATAAACTAGGACTTAATGACGAATACGAACTAGAATTTAAAAGTGTTAAAAAACGTGGCATAAGCGCAAGTAAATTTAACGTTTTGCTTAAAAAACATACTCACGAACGAAGCTTTAAAAGCATAAAAGAGCTGATAGAAAGCTCAAATTTAAACCAAAATGTAAAAGAAATTTCGATAAAAATTTTTAAAACCATCGCGATAGCTGAAGCAAAAGTGCATGGCGTAAGCATGGATACGGTACACTTTCACGAGATCGGAGCAACTGATAGCATAGTCGATATCGTCGGTGCTGCGATCTGTTTTGATGCGCTTAATGTGGATAAAATTTACAGCTCTCGCGTAGAGCTTGGTGGCGGAAGCGTAAAGTGCGCTCACGGCGAACTTAGCGTCCCAGCACCTGCTGTAAGTGAAATTTTAACACACGTTCCAGTTAGTATAGGAAAGGCAGAATTTGAGCTTACGACTCCAACTGGAGCTGGAATTTTAAAGTCATTAGCTATTTTTAGACAAAAAGCTGACATAAATATCATAAAAACTGGATACGGCGCAGGCGGTAAAGATATGCCACACGCAAATATACTAAAAGTCATGCTTTGTAAAGAAGAGTATGAAGAAAACCACGTGGCAAATACAATGATAGAAGCAAATCTTGATGATATGAGCGCGGAAGAAATGGCGTTTGCTACTAAAATTTTACTTAAAAACGGCGCGTTAGATGTCTTTTTAACACCTATAATAATGAAAAAATCACGCGCAGGAGTAAAGCTAAGCGTTCTTTGCAAAAACAAAGACGTTTTAAATTTAAAAGAGCTTATCTTTAAGCACACTTCAAGCATAGGAGTTAGAGAGTATCTTGTATCAAAGACAGAACTATCTCGCAAAATAGAAAAAATTTCGACAAAATACGGCGAAATCAGCGTTAAAATTTCAACATTTGAAGGCATGGAAAAGATAAAGCCAGAATTTGATGAATGCGAAGCCGCGGCTATAAAATTTAACATAAGCATACAGGAAATAAAAGATGAGGTAATGCGTGCATACAAAACTAGAACAACTTAA
- the larE gene encoding ATP-dependent sacrificial sulfur transferase LarE, whose product MHTKLEQLKSEIQNLGKLAVAFSGGVDSSFLLKVAHDVLGENLVAITMHSPYIPAREIKEAKEFTRDLNISHKIITANIPENIKSNPLMRCYMCKTEVFKNIIKTANELGIKHVSDGTNLDDLGEFRPGLRALKEFGVMSLLKNFTKKEIRELSFEMGLYTHDKPSYACLLTRLPQDYEFSTDELRLVEKAEDILIQNGYANIRARFDGKSFKLEMPFAHMKNFITDDKFKSIISKLNSLGEFEITLDLKGFRKDVLL is encoded by the coding sequence GTGCATACAAAACTAGAACAACTTAAAAGCGAGATACAAAATTTAGGCAAACTAGCAGTTGCTTTTAGCGGTGGAGTTGATAGCTCTTTTTTGCTAAAAGTCGCTCACGACGTGCTTGGCGAAAATTTAGTAGCCATCACCATGCACTCGCCTTATATCCCAGCTCGCGAGATCAAAGAGGCGAAGGAATTTACAAGAGATCTTAACATCTCACACAAAATCATCACGGCAAACATCCCCGAAAATATCAAGTCAAACCCGCTAATGCGCTGCTATATGTGCAAGACCGAGGTATTTAAAAACATAATAAAAACCGCAAATGAGCTTGGCATAAAACACGTTTCAGATGGGACAAATTTAGATGATCTGGGTGAGTTTAGACCTGGGCTAAGGGCATTAAAAGAGTTTGGCGTAATGTCTTTGCTTAAAAATTTCACAAAAAAAGAGATAAGAGAGTTGTCTTTTGAGATGGGACTTTATACGCACGATAAGCCAAGTTACGCCTGTTTGCTAACGCGTTTACCGCAGGATTATGAGTTTAGCACTGATGAGCTAAGGCTGGTAGAAAAAGCCGAAGATATCCTCATACAAAATGGATATGCAAACATTAGAGCGAGATTTGACGGTAAGAGCTTTAAGCTTGAAATGCCGTTTGCTCACATGAAAAATTTCATAACCGATGATAAATTTAAGTCCATAATCTCTAAACTAAACTCACTTGGTGAGTTTGAGATCACGCTTGATCTAAAAGGTTTTAGAAAGGATGTTCTTTTATGA
- the larA gene encoding nickel-dependent lactate racemase, with the protein MQISVNYGKEDRFNINVDDKNLIGIFEPNEVAKQDETKLIADALNAPLNKATFDEFIDTNERIVIIVNDGTRPTPTSKILKQIYPKLRDKEKIFIIANGCHRDPTEDEYHMIFSKEIYEEIAKKNEVHSHDSKNDEMTYLGESKNKTQMYLNKIVAEAKKVIAIGSVEPHYFAGYTGGRKAFLPGVAKYETIEQNHKLALSSDAQALKLDGNPVHEDMIDAMKVLSGIDVFSIMTVLDSEHGVYYVSTGDLNDSFYDCIKKADEVFCVNIPKKADIVISVAPYPMDVDLYQAQKALDNGKLALAKDGILIMVAKCRTGIGPKPFFNLMASADTPQKVIDKIADGFHLGYHKAAKMAEISLWAQTWAVSDLSDDEMKAVHLKPYHDLQTALNEAFAQKGKDASVLVLPAGSITVPKVK; encoded by the coding sequence ATGCAAATTTCTGTAAATTATGGCAAAGAAGATCGTTTTAATATAAATGTAGACGATAAAAATTTAATAGGCATTTTTGAGCCAAATGAAGTGGCAAAGCAAGATGAGACAAAACTCATAGCAGACGCACTAAACGCTCCGCTAAACAAGGCTACTTTTGATGAGTTTATAGATACAAACGAACGCATAGTTATCATAGTAAACGACGGCACTCGCCCAACCCCAACATCAAAAATTCTAAAACAAATTTATCCAAAGCTTCGCGATAAAGAGAAAATTTTCATCATCGCAAATGGTTGCCACCGCGATCCTACCGAGGATGAGTATCATATGATATTTTCAAAAGAAATTTATGAAGAGATAGCTAAGAAAAACGAAGTCCATAGCCATGACTCTAAAAATGATGAGATGACATATCTTGGCGAAAGCAAAAATAAAACTCAAATGTATCTAAATAAAATAGTAGCCGAAGCTAAAAAAGTCATTGCTATCGGTTCTGTAGAGCCGCATTATTTTGCCGGCTATACAGGCGGTAGAAAGGCGTTCTTGCCTGGCGTGGCAAAATACGAAACGATAGAACAAAATCATAAGCTAGCGCTAAGTTCTGACGCACAAGCTCTAAAGCTAGACGGCAACCCTGTGCATGAAGATATGATAGATGCGATGAAAGTTCTAAGCGGTATAGATGTATTTTCCATCATGACCGTTCTTGATAGCGAGCATGGAGTTTATTATGTTAGCACTGGCGACTTAAACGACTCTTTTTATGACTGCATTAAAAAAGCCGATGAGGTATTTTGCGTAAATATCCCTAAAAAAGCCGATATCGTGATCTCTGTAGCTCCTTATCCGATGGATGTTGATTTGTATCAAGCTCAAAAAGCTCTTGATAATGGCAAACTAGCCCTTGCAAAAGATGGAATTTTGATAATGGTAGCAAAATGCCGCACAGGTATCGGTCCAAAACCATTTTTTAACCTAATGGCTTCAGCCGATACGCCTCAAAAAGTTATCGACAAGATCGCAGATGGCTTTCACCTAGGCTATCACAAAGCTGCAAAAATGGCTGAAATTTCACTTTGGGCGCAAACTTGGGCAGTTAGCGATCTAAGTGACGATGAGATGAAAGCGGTACATCTAAAACCGTATCATGACCTACAAACTGCGCTAAATGAAGCATTTGCGCAAAAAGGTAAAGATGCAAGCGTGCTTGTTCTACCTGCCGGCTCTATAACGGTGCCAAAAGTAAAATAA